A region from the Lolium perenne isolate Kyuss_39 chromosome 4, Kyuss_2.0, whole genome shotgun sequence genome encodes:
- the LOC139838968 gene encoding uncharacterized protein, translating to MEKYKVAKKAAKRAVSEARGRAYEDLYQRLNTKEGERDIYKMAKFRERKTRDVNEVKCIKDGEDQLLVKDEAIKRRWREYFDNLYNGEVESSTIELDDSFDDTSMCFVRRIQESEVKEALRRMKGGKAMGPDDYPILASQVHPS from the coding sequence ATGGAGAAGTACAAGGTGGCGAAGAAGGCTGCAAAGCGGGCGGTGAGTGAAGCAAGGGGTCGGGCGTATGAGGACCTCTACCAACGTTTAAACACGAAGGAAGGCGAAAGGGACATCTATAAGATGGCCAAGTTTAGGGAGAGGAAGACGAGGGATGTCAATGAAGTCAAATGCATCAAGGACGGAGAGGATCAGCTTCTTGTGAAGGATGAGGCGATCAAGCGTAGATGGCGGGAGTACTTTGACAACCTTTACAATGGAGAGGTTGAGAGCTCTACCATTGAGCTAGACGACTCCTTTGATGATACCAGCATGTGCTTTGTGCGACGTATCCAGGAGTCTGAGGTTAAGGAGGCGTTAAGGAGGATGAAAGGGGGCAAGGCAATGGGTcctgatg